Within Vicia villosa cultivar HV-30 ecotype Madison, WI linkage group LG1, Vvil1.0, whole genome shotgun sequence, the genomic segment AGTGAATTACGGTGTCGTTGTCATGTTTTATTAAAAAGTGGGTCTTTTTATGATGTAATTCTTTTAGAGCATGTTTCTGTTTCTCTAAGCCTTTAGATTAATGATATATAATTGAAGAATGTGTGAATTGCAAAAAAATAGATATACATGAGTTGCATATATTATAtattgcaacaaaaaaaaaatattgtgcaTCTACAAAAAAATCATAGTATCCTTCTAGATCTTCATTAGAAACCCCCGAACTTGAAATGATTAACGTCCATGGCGTTTAAAACTTCAAAATACTAATTGAATAGAACATTTAAATGTCCAACTATAAATTTTCAAAGACTTCTTTGAAAACGACATTCGTCGTCACCGACAATGGTTGTTTGTCTTTGTCGTGAATTAAAATCTTTAGACCCTTTTTGCTCTTTACTCTTGATACTGCCACATAAAATTGACCATGGCTGAACACGCTTCTTGGCAAATAAATACCGACAAAATCTAAAGGCTGACCTTGAGATTTGTTAATTGTCATAGCGTAGCATACCATTATAGGAAACTGTCTTCTGGTCATTCGGAAGGGCCATGGGGATTGAGTCAGAGTTATGTCCATTCGTGCAATGTATACGACACCACCAATGTTCTTTCCAGAAATAATTTTTGCTTCTATAACATGATCGGCCAATTTGGTAACAATGAGACGTGTCCCATTGCAAAGACCTTCTGCTTGATCAATATTCCTGAGAAGCATTATTGGAGTACCGATCTTCAATTTGATTTTATGATTGGGGACACCGGAAGCTTGCAAGGCATTCAAAAATTCAGGAGTTAAAACATCAAAAGATTCATTGCTGTCACCGTCTGTGGTATCAACTGAATCCGAGCTTAAATACTCTTTCTCTTGACCTGCAGGTTGATAATGTTATTTGTTGTCGTACATAATATTGggcatgaaaaaataaaatacacaacGAAATCTTATAAAGAAATGTTGATTACCGGGAACAAATTCTAAAATATACTGATTGATTTGATCAACAGTCTAAATGGTTCCAGCTAATATTGCCCTTGACTGTAGAAAATTCACATTATTGTAATTAACATCAAAATTTGGATAGGTGTTTTCAAATATTGCCTCAAGGGGATCATCAAAGTCAGAGATCAACAAATCTTTAGGAACGTCGATCTCTGCGTAACCATCATTTGGTTCTGATATCTTCCCATCTCCAACAGTTAAAATCCAATCTGAGAAATGTCTTAACTCTGCAGAACTGGTGGATGTTGCTGACTGCTGTAGTCGCATGTTCTTTGTAAGTTTCAAAACCTTGCAGTGATCCCATATGTATGATGAATTTATTGTAGCATGAACTATATCTGAGCGGCTGCCTCTTGGAATAACTGGAAGAATTTGCCTGAAATCACCGTCGAAGACTATTACCTTACCtccaaatattttatttgatgctTTGGATCCACCCATGATATCCTTCAGAGTTTTATCCAATGCCTCAAAACAAAATTTGTGACACATTGGAGCCTCGTCCCAGATTATCAACTTTGATAGTTTTAGTAGATCACCTCTATCGATCCCTTTGTTTATGTCGCATGTGGAAGATTCAAGCGTGGGAATCGGAATTTTGAATTTAGAATGCGTCGTCCGGCCACCTGGAAGTAATAGTGAGGCAATTCCAGAAGCAACTGTCAAACATATTTGTTTCTTTGATCTTATATAAGAAGCTAATGTTCTCCACATATAGGTTTTGCCTGTACCGCCGTAACCATAAAGAAAGAACACGCCTCCATTCTGGTTATTCACGGCCATCATGATTTGCTTGAATACATCCCTTTGTTCATCTGTTGGTAATTAGAAGATTATTCTTAAACAATCGTAAGATACTATGCTATGCtactattaatttggttttaCATTTATAACAAAATTCAAATGGACAGTGAAGAAACCTGTGAGATTCTGATACAGCATGTTAAATTCTTGAAGTTGTTCATTGGGATTGTAGTTCTGCTCTTCGTAAATAAGCTTGTTGCCAAATTCTTCGGGGACATATCCTTGTGGTTTTGGCATCCCAGGAAAGTCGCTTAGGCTCTTACGGTTCCGTTGTAGTAGCTTTTCTATCTCAATCAATGTCAGATTGTATATTTCTTGTTCTGATAACCTCAAACCTATTTTAACAGAAGTGTGCAatagaattatttaaaaaatgaagttaagGAAGTTGATATCTACTTTTTGCTTCAATGACATGTTACCTCTGTTGTTGGTAATAGTCTGCTGAGAGTAAAGAATTCCATCGGATAGAAGATGCCTTGTTTTGCTCCATACATGCCTTGGTCTGTTAATGCTACTTGACAACAACATGTGGACAAAAAGCAATCTTAAATAATGGCCAGAACCCCACTGAAATGCCTCTGAAATAGCAGCTATAAATTCGCGATCATCCCCAATAAAACCCATTGCAAAACATGCATCACGGAAAGTATCGTACTTGACGTTGTTAACTATTTTCAGTTCTGAATAATTTCGAGGGCCCTTCACATGTGTAAGCATCATTCTGAGAAAGTACAATTCTCCTGTAGTTGGAGGAACCCAAATTAACCTGCCAATTATGTAACCCTTCTGCCTAGGTTTCCACTCTCTCTTCTTTTTGACATATACaaactttgaaacaaaattgCTATAAGTTAACTGTTGAGCTTCGGTGTATTTCTGATTAGCTTCAAACCATGCCGTAAACATCGATTCAGTTACACTTGGTTTCTCAAGAGCATTGGAAACATTGCTGATGCCAGTATAGTAGACTGAATGTTGACCTTCGCAATGGAAGTGTAATCTTTCCACAGCTGGTTTCCTTCCATGAATGGGGAAACCATAAATCCTCCAAGATGCTTCACTTGGAGAAACATACCTACAGTCAATATACTGCTTGATTTCATCAACATCTTGACGCTCGATAGGACATCCATTTTCATTCATGACAATTGCAGCAGTTATTCGATCATAGCCTTTGTTGAtgtatttaaacaaatattttatggaTGTGCTTTGATTGCACCATTCCATATTAATTTGAGTTCTAAACTTCAACAATAATTTTGCATTGTAAGGAACAACAAATCTATTGTCAACCTCTATACCATTCCTAATGACAGTGTGACCGTTGTCCCTTCTTCTGTAAACCGGATAACCATCTTGATCGACGACTGTATCAGCCCGAAAGTCTTTAGGAAAGTATTTGGAACATTTACCTTCCTTCATGCATTGCGAATTCCGGTTTGCGTTTCCGCATGGTCCGTGAATCATGTGACTTTTTACCAAGTTATATAAGTCTCCGTCGGTGTCCTTTTTCGGAATTTCGGCAGATATGATACGGTCAATATCAGCAGGTGTTGGATATTTGCTGGATGGATGTAGAAATATCAAAATATGAGCGTGGGGAAGGCCTCTTTTCTGAAACTCAATTGTGTACATATCTacaacagaaaaaaaaaagtatgaaTAATGATGTTTAAGAATCAAAATAATATATGCCAAGTTTTGAAATGAATCAATACTTACACGCAAGAACTTTGCCCATACAACTTTTTTTAGTCAAATTTGACAGTAACTCATCGAATTTCATCTTAAATATTCTCGTTATGAGGTCCGGCCGATCTGCTGGTGTCAGATTATTAGAAGCAAGTACACGTTTCAATTCCGGCCAGTTTGGATTACACGTAAACGTTATGAATAGATCGGGAAATCCAACATAACTACATATTGCCATTCCATCAAagtaaagttgatccatgtatctGCAACTACCAACATACGAAGATGGAAGGACAACTCTTTTCCCTGTGTTTGCACCATCGGTATGTCCATTGGTTCTGACATTTGTTAGATAGTTATACTTTCCAACTCGAAGTTTAGATTGATTTTTTCTTAACCATCGAAGTCTCTCAGATTCCATCATTGTATAACCATCAACCAAAAACTGTTGAAATAACCTTCTTGATCTGATAACTGTTTGGGCCTCATTCTTTCTGGCTTGAATACGAAATGCGAACCACTCTCTAATTGTGAGtctatttcttttatttgctTGCTCCCACGGAACATCCTCATTGTCGGCTACTCCAATCATTGATTCTGAGTTACGTCTATTGTTGGAATCTTGATTGCGATGTCTAATGTTAGGCCTGTAACCATCTTCGCCATAAGGGAAAAGCAATGGATATTGAAATCCCAAATATGATGTATGATATTCATCTATTCTTTGAAGTTGTCCAGTCTGTTTGTGCATTATTATGTCCCTCTTCTTAGCAGTATCAACATCACCAACAATTAGAGCAGCAACTTCGAAAACAGTTGGTTGATTATAAATTCTTCCATCGGTGCGTCGCTCGGAAATAAGACGGAGCTTTAGGTCAGAAACATTGCCTTCGGATAGTATATCCCTTGCCATCTTAAAACTCTGAGCATGAACATTGTGTTGATATAACATAGAAGAGAGTTTTTTCACTATGTCAAGATCTATTCCGTCTTTTGTCCTGcaaagaatgaaaacaaaaaaatGGTATATGGTCCATATCGCATAAAACAGAGCATATTATTATACATGAAGAAATTAATAAACATACTTGAATCCGTTTACTCTATGCTGTATTTCATGTTCAGTGTCATATATATAGAGTTGTGCAAATCGGGGATTTTGTCCTGGCAATGGTAACATGCTACCTATACAATGACATGATTGTCCTTGAATTCGATAATTTGGAGGACCTCTACCATTGTTAAAACGGTTGTCCATTTTAGCACCCGGAGACGTAAATGCAAACATCATGTTGAAAAGACGTATTTGTTGTTGAAATAGTTTTGATTCAGGGTTTGTTTGGTCAAACAGCAGTTTCTGTAACACCGGTGGAGGTTCTCTCAATAGAGGAATTTGAACTTTACCATCCCCGCAACACATTGTGAACTTAGGATTTAATGTTTGCCGACACTTGGTCTTCCTTTCTAAATACCACATGTTTGCATCACATTTTGGACATTCAAACACTGTATCACCTATGTCGTAAAAATCTCCTAAATGAATGCATAGCTAAGTTAACAGATGAGAGGATGTTTAACAATATAAATTTACTGACAATGATTACATTATTGTTACAAAACCTGATGGTAGTGCATTGACCATTACAGCTTGATTGTCCATATCTTCTTCATCTTCGTCCATAACCATGCTGTCGTCTGAACTCCAACCTATGGAAATTGATACATGCAAAGTTAATTAgaaatttgtttaatgtttaaaTTCATTGAGAATGTGCATTACCATAAATAAACCATACTCTCTGACGAATCATCATGCATATTATCCTCTtcgttgtcatcttcaaaaagtTCATTGATTTTGGTAGTATGTAATGGAGAGTTTTTTGAAGATGTAGAACCACATTCACCAACAACGTTATCAAATCTATTCTTTAAATTCGTCCCTCTCATATTGATGTTCCTGCAAGTAAGGACTCTTGGACGTTTTTTATTCAACGAATTTGCAACACTACTGATCACTGAGGAAGCATGAGTTTTCTGCAAAGTTGTTATAACCGAATTGCTGGAACTTGGAATGTTCTGAGAGATGGTAGAAAATGGAATTCTTGCATGAGCATTATCATGTCTACTAATTGGGGTAGTCTTTCCTACATTCTCCTTCTGCAGTCCATTCAATTTCTTTGCTCTCTTGGATTGAAGTTGACGTTTACGATGAAGTCTTGCTTCTGCTGATCTTTTTTTGCTTAACACACTGCTAAACCATTTATCTTCAAGAGCCTTTTGATTCAGATCATCCATATTTCTGCTTATTTGATTTGTTTAGACAGATTTTCGGACAAAGACTTGGTAGGAATATAAAGCCataatatatgtatgtttaagttatgtggaTATGTAATAATTATAGTAGGAATTGATATTAGCAATGATGCCTTTGTTTGGTCCTATACTTTCATCTGCACGGTTAGCATAGTCATTAATTAATCTCTTTCATACACAATTTTGTTTTGATATTGTAATGATTATCATTCTTGGCATTACACGTTAAGTGTCATTAAACATCCAAAGCATGATAGAAAAGCAATGATGATTGTTTAAAGTGTGAAACAAACTTAACTTGTCTAGTTTCCAAAGCATGTAATAAATGAAATGAGTGAGTAAGTGGCTTGAGTAAAAAAGGGAGATTATTGAAAATATTTcatgaataaataaaaactattataAGTTTAGCaacaaaaataatggaatagCAAAAGTTATATTGGTTGATGAGAATATCTGTTTTTGAAAATGTTAATAGGAGCATGATTTAGTAATTCATACAATACTTAAAAAGAACCCTAAATATGCAAGAAGAAaaaaatggttcaaattaaacttGTATAATGTGATTATTatgattttgtaaataaaatatataggtTGATTGTCAGATGGTTAAATTGTTACAtaacaaatttaaataacaatatatcaccTTCAGCATATATTAGAATCATATTATGTAAACTAATATGATTAAGTAAAAGTACAATTGGATTGGGCATAAATGTAAAAATATCTCACATCCATCTTGTCCAAAAGTGATAAACAAAAGTAGATATAATTTTGAAACAATACAACCCAAAAAAACTGTCATAACACTAAATTCAGACTAAGACATTGAATAAAATTGAACAAAATAATTCCATGGCAATCtcgaaattgaaattaaataaaatgcttGAATACAAAAACTACATGTTGTCCAAGAGTGAAAGGTTTGTTGGTACAAAATGCAGTACCACAAAGTAAATAAAACAATACATCCCATAAATTTAACAACCAAAAAACAGAAACCATAGGATTATAAGTTCCAGAAAATTAGATATAGgatgcataaaataaaaaagttgatgaagtcttcaagcatttggttcaatcTTCACTTTTTTGGGTGGTTTGGTTCCTGAATATTGTGTAAGTCCTAAAAGCTGACAATCCGATTCTTCAGCATCAACAGCATGAGAAACACTCTTTGATGGGGTATTGGCCAAACTCTTGTCAGGATCATTTTCTCCAAATGCAGATAAGGACTCCTTCGAATGTAATAAACAGATTTAGTAAAATATGGAATAAAATACATGTTTTGCATGAAAACATTGCAAATTATCAAATAACATACCATGGAAGTATCAACATGATCAGCAACAGCATTTTGAATGGGAGGAAGACTATGAGCCTGTATTATACAATAGGATATTATTAATACAGTTGGATTCCAGTTAATTTAAGATATTCAAGCGGATTACTATAAACTGAAAAACCTCATCAGCAATATAATCCTTTTCAATTTGACTGACAAATTCTTCATCATAAGAAAGCTTCCAAACAGATGCTTGCCCAAAGGTTGGTTGTACTTTAGCTCTCAAAGCCATTTTCTTTTCCAATAACATGTCAAGCTCGTCAGGATAAACCATGGGATCATCTTCACCAGtctaaagttgaaaaagaatgtTAGAAACTATATATTATACTATTTTACAAAGAAACTAAATTATTAACATACCTCTAACATTGATTTATGCATGCTATCAGCAGATTGTCCTATAATCTGCTCACAGTCGGCATCCCAAAATACAAATCGGAACTTTGATTCACCGTCATAAACATATATATCAACTTTGTACCTATTACATAAATACATATAGGTATAATTTAGTGATCTTAGACAAAAAGGGTTAAAAGGTCATAAATAGAAATAATTACAACAAACAACCTTGGTATGGGTTTGTGAACATTTTCGCCACATACACACTGGTATGGATTGTTCAAATCAGTAGCCTTCACAGAGCACTTTGTGCAACCATAGTAAACCCAACCATGCTTGGATACATAAAATTTCGTGGTAGTTCCAACAGTAACACATAACATGTcctaaagataaaaataaaaacattacaaatacaTATAGATAATTGGTAATAACTTGAATATACATTTACGAATTTCTGAGTTATACTTGTTTGATTTTGCAGAATTGACTCAAAGGAATGCACTTTGCCTTATGAACAAATTTTTCAAGTGTTGTAAACTGAGATCCACCAGACCAAAGAGACATAGATTTGGCAGATTGCGAAGGCTTTTGGGATTGCTCATTTGCAGGCAACCTGGGAATATTATAATAAATCCATGTTATAAATTGGAATCAACATGCaaaactaattgaaataaaagaCTGCCTAATGTTAATACTTTgacaaaaactcagaaatctCCTGGATGTCTTCGTTGATTAGCAGCTTTGAACCACTCCATGCATTGGATActgattgaagaaaaaaaaaagtttacaaCATTGTTGAAAAAATGTGATAAGGCAAACaggagaaaaaaaaataaaaacaaaccctGGGAATCCTTGATCATTGCATGGGTTAGTATGATGACAATAGCACCCGTGTTAGTTGGGTCATTATAATAATCCAAAAACTTAGTACCATAGCTCTCCCATAATGTGCAGTTAATAATGTCACCGCTGAGATGTTAAACCAAAAAGTGGGTTAAGAAAAATTTACATTGAATCATAATAATCGATAAATAAATACTGAAAGAGGATTAAGGGGAACAAATATACCTTAAATCTTTCAGACTGAGGGCCACAAATGTCTTCTTTCCTGGAGTGTTTGATTGCATATTGTTTATCTCATGTACAACACCTATAATATCTGCAAAAGAGATCAAATATGGCAAATGTTATAAGTAAATGGATCCTTATAAGAAGTAAAGCGTGCTTAATGTTTTTTTCTACCTTCAAGTCTGTTAAGATGACATTTGCCTGCATTAATTTCGCAAAACTCTTTGAAATAATACTTCAGAGGAGGAATATTTTGTACATCCATATGTTTCATGGTCGTACCACCAAGGAACACGAATTTCTTCGAATGGTCACACAGCTTCCACTGAAAATCGTTATCAAATACAGTACCGTTGTTGATTATGCAAGTCATATTCtcttgaattcttgatttccacTTATCTGTATGATCAGCCCGAATCAAAACTTGAATTCGATCACCCTGACAACAAATGTAAAATATGGTTAATCCCAGAAAACGCTTGCTAATAATGAAAAAATGCAAGATTAAACGAAAATGAAATATTTATACCGCAGCATCCATGATAACCATCTCCAGATGTTCAACACCCTTAATGTTAACAACGCTCCATAGATCAATAATTCGAACAGCCAATCTCCATGTTTCCTTCTTGTCGCTGATGTCTTTTATGCAGTCAAATTTACGACACATATTCTGCAGAAATGGAAAAATAGATAGCTTAAAACAAAACTCGTTTAGAAAAACAACTAACAGTGTGGCATGGAGGATGTATCGCAAAATCTACGTGAAAAAGATAAACCTAATATTGATGGGCGGAAACAGGAGAGGAAGATAAGCCAAATGTAGGGTTTGGAGCCTGAAATCAAAAGCCATAATATATATAGAAGGATGATAGAAGAAGTGAAGTTTTCTTGAGCAACCAAAGAGAAAAAGCGTGCAAAGGGTTTTGCTGTATTCCATGCAGATTTGCACAACTATCTACAAAAGCatgacaataatattaattatggaAAAGAAATTGGACAATTGAAAAGTAATGCAATGATTATGGgatacatatttttaattaaattattaaggatTATGCAATTACCGTTGTGTCCCCgattatcaccctcaaattggTGATTAGAGGGTTAATGAGAGGATTTCATATGTattgtactttattatattaaaagtagatagggaaaaattaaagtttgattttctcaaaagctccctttaaactatttttattttaagatattttggtaagctaatccaaacacacgTTAGAATTGTACTTGTCAGAGAGAAACTATTTTAGACCTACAACCAGTGGTTAAGTTTTGAACTGATTAATCTCTTGACATAAGAGTATGTTGGGTAAACAACTTAACAAGTACTTAATGAATTAGTGCTTATCATATAAACTTTACCtgttatcaaataaaaaaatatggaaaTTGGTCTGTAAGTTATATATGTaagttgtatatatatatatatatatatatatatatatatatatatatatatatatatatatatatatatataaaagttattttGGATACCTTATTGAAACAATCAAAAAATAGTTTATACATATCACAATTCCTAAAACTTGCGTGGTTTTGTGTTTAAACCTATTAAATAGCCATGAATAAAATGAAAACAActcaaaatataaaaacattaactAATTGAGGCTAAGATCATTTATTATTTCCAGTAACAAACATAAACTATAGACTCAAATAAACAagaattcaaaatataaaaaatttcatcgaGATTAAAATGAGTACAACAATTAGTTCTCCGGttattaatatatcttgcttacaaaaaaaaaaagagtaccTAAGATAAAGAAGAGGAATCAAAATAAagtgtttgatttatttggataTCAAGCAAGACTTGGAGATAGATGAAATTTACTCCTCAATGTTtctgaaaaatataataaattacacAATTATCAGTATCTtgtagttttttaaaatttactaTAAATACAACAAAAATATAGTAGATCTAGGAAATCTTGTGATTAGAATGACTTATGTCCTCataatttttttctaaacttTAATACAATGACTAAATAAACCTTTAAATATAACTCCCTTCCTTTCtccttaaaaatttaaattaataactcTCTAACAAATGTATAAATGACTTTATTGAACCAGGAATACAACCTAAGAAAACCATCACACCTCTTTtgatcatcaaaacatagaattgGATAATTTAGATATTATGGAAGAAAAGCCCAAACTTATGAGAAAAAATGATACATTTATAGAACCGTTGAAAAATTGATGCCATATAAattaacaacacatttcatctGTGAGGatcatttttaattcattttacagTCACACTCACATTTACTTGACTTCTACCATAGTTTATGACAGTTACATAAAGTTGTTTTCTCTGCATATTTTAGTTAGATAGTATTGATTTATATGATGCAATCCAAGGGcgatttaaacaattcaaattgaATTCGTAACTCACAGAGAGAAAAtgaaatcaaagaaaattcaTATTCAATTTCACATGTACTGAACAACTCAAGACTTCACATAAATCTACAACATATAACACAAAAGTATTTAAATCAATAACAAAATGACAGTCTAGCAAAAATGTATTATTGGTAGGAAACACAAATTGTTTTTTCATTCTCTTCATTATCTCtaataattaaattgaatatattgaaagaaagtggaatttaatatttaatatatcatATAATCATTAACACAATATGATAACTAAatatagagaaaaaaataattttacataacTTACTCAATCTCAAGATAATTTCTTAGTGTTCTTGAAAAACTATTTGTAGGTAGATAAAGACTCCCCTCGGTGTCCTTGAAAAAAGTCAATAAATTACTCAATTAACACAAACATTTTATAAAAGAGATAAACAAAAGCATTACCTATCTAAAATCAAAATCTCCAAATCTAAGTTTGTATACAAAATTATATAGATTTGAGTTTATAAAGTACCTTTTAGCTAAGAAAAATGTACGGCAGAGAAGAATGTTCAAGCAGAATAAAAAACAATGGCGGGATCTGAAAAGATACCAAAAGAGGACATGATTGGGATAGTGGAAAAATCGTAACTAAAACTTAAAGAAGAGAACAATTAGGGATTAGGGATTGGAACCCGTGCAGAAATGAAAAACGAAAAATCCATGTTGGAACAATACATATGCTGAATGATTAGGGATTAGGGTTTATGGAATTCATCTTTGTTATATGAAACATCAAAAAATCATATCTGAGTTCCTTTGGATGCAAGATGGTTTGGCTATATGATTTGAAGGAATGAAAGAGAAAAATTATTCTCTGCTGATGATTTGGACAAAAGGGGTAAACGTGAGAGCacgagagaaaaagaaaaatgaaaataaaagagggAAAGGAGGAATATGAGAGCACGAGAGTTTTTGGGAAAGAAAATATTCCATTTTTCTCGGCTACTTAGCCGTGTTAGTTTTAATTTCTTTAACTTTCTTATCTTTTATCCACGGAAAAAAATAAATGTAGCTAGTAAAAGAAAAATGATATAATCCATCAAGAAAATGCTAATTTctgtaatttcttttttaaagttCTGTAATTTCTTCTCTTGTGTGAAACAATCAAAGTCATATGATCTACAATATTAATTGTGTCTTATAAAGTTTAGTCGAAAAATTGTTTATAAAATtgtataaaagaaaaatgatATCATCTATCAAGAAAATgctaatttttgtattttttttaaattgttgatttataaatcatcaacaatttatttataaataaacgtCATTGCCAGGAGTTGAACCAAATTTCTTCTCTTATGTCAAACAATCAAAGCCATATGATCTCCAATATTAATTGTGTCTTACAAAGTTTAATcggaaaattgtttaaaaataaaataaattgatattCACATAACATGTATTTCTAAATAGaatgaaaatatttataataataagaaATGGTGGAAAGAGAACTACTCCATTCCAAAAATTGTAGTTTTAATAAAATACCATATAATCTCAAGAATAAAAAGGAAAATCAGGTCTATTCCTattctcaaaaataaaaaatcaaaagtgtTCAAAATTGGAGTTAAAATAGCTTCTAAAATTTAACTTCAATGTCAATCAC encodes:
- the LOC131594672 gene encoding uncharacterized protein LOC131594672, with translation MDDLNQKALEDKWFSSVLSKKRSAEARLHRKRQLQSKRAKKLNGLQKENVGKTTPISRHDNAHARIPFSTISQNIPSSSNSVITTLQKTHASSVISSVANSLNKKRPRVLTCRNINMRGTNLKNRFDNVVGECGSTSSKNSPLHTTKINELFEDDNEEDNMHDDSSESWSSDDSMVMDEDEEDMDNQAVMVNALPSGDFYDIGDTVFECPKCDANMWYLERKTKCRQTLNPKFTMCCGDGKVQIPLLREPPPVLQKLLFDQTNPESKLFQQQIRLFNMMFAFTSPGAKMDNRFNNGRGPPNYRIQGQSCHCIGSMLPLPGQNPRFAQLYIYDTEHEIQHRVNGFKTKDGIDLDIVKKLSSMLYQHNVHAQSFKMARDILSEGNVSDLKLRLISERRTDGRIYNQPTVFEVAALIVGDVDTAKKRDIIMHKQTGQLQRIDEYHTSYLGFQYPLLFPYGEDGYRPNIRHRNQDSNNRRNSESMIGVADNEDVPWEQANKRNRLTIREWFAFRIQARKNEAQTVIRSRRLFQQFLVDGYTMMESERLRWLRKNQSKLRVGKYNYLTNVRTNGHTDGANTGKRVVLPSSYVGSCRYMDQLYFDGMAICSYVGFPDLFITFTCNPNWPELKRVLASNNLTPADRPDLITRIFKMKFDELLSNLTKKSCMGKVLAYMYTIEFQKRGLPHAHILIFLHPSSKYPTPADIDRIISAEIPKKDTDGDLYNLVKSHMIHGPCGNANRNSQCMKEGKCSKYFPKDFRADTVVDQDGYPVYRRRDNGHTVIRNGIEVDNRFVVPYNAKLLLKFRTQINMEWCNQSTSIKYLFKYINKGYDRITAAIVMNENGCPIERQDVDEIKQYIDCRYVSPSEASWRIYGFPIHGRKPAVERLHFHCEGQHSVYYTGISNVSNALEKPSVTESMFTAWFEANQKYTEAQQLTYSNFVSKFVYVKKKREWKPRQKGYIIGRLIWVPPTTGELYFLRMMLTHVKGPRNYSELKIVNNVKYDTFRDACFAMGFIGDDREFIAAISEAFQWGSGHYLRLLFVHMLLSSSINRPRHVWSKTRHLLSDGILYSQQTITNNRGLRLSEQEIYNLTLIEIEKLLQRNRKSLSDFPGMPKPQGYVPEEFGNKLIYEEQNYNPNEQLQEFNMLYQNLTDEQRDVFKQIMMAVNNQNGGVFFLYGYGGTGKTYMWRTLASYIRSKKQICLTVASGIASLLLPGGRTTHSKFKIPIPTLESSTCDINKGIDRGDLLKLSKLIIWDEAPMCHKFCFEALDKTLKDIMGGSKASNKIFGGKVIVFDGDFRQILPVIPRGSRSDIVHATINSSYIWDHCKVLKLTKNMRLQQSATSTSSAELRHFSDWILTVGDGKISEPNDGYAEIDVPKDLLISDFDDPLEAIFENTYPNFDVNYNNVNFLQSRAILAGTI
- the LOC131622423 gene encoding uncharacterized protein LOC131622423 — its product is MVYPDELDMLLEKKMALRAKVQPTFGQASVWKLSYDEEFVSQIEKDYIADEAHSLPPIQNAVADHVDTSMESLSAFGENDPDKSLANTPSKSVSHAVDAEESDCQLLGLTQYSGTKPPKKVKIEPNA
- the LOC131594681 gene encoding uncharacterized protein LOC131594681 codes for the protein MQRKQLYVTVINYGRSQVNNMCRKFDCIKDISDKKETWRLAVRIIDLWSVVNIKGVEHLEMVIMDAAGDRIQVLIRADHTDKWKSRIQENMTCIINNGTVFDNDFQWKLCDHSKKFVFLGGTTMKHMDVQNIPPLKYYFKEFCEINAGKCHLNRLEDIIGVVHEINNMQSNTPGKKTFVALSLKDLRYICSP